The proteins below come from a single Micromonospora citrea genomic window:
- a CDS encoding NADP-dependent oxidoreductase, whose translation MRAVSYAQFGGPEVLHVADVPVPEPGPGQVRVRVAASVVHPVDLMVRSGRFPAPLPTGLPYTPGWDVAGTVDAVDPAFERFAIGDEVVGFSPWLQTTVGAHAEYVVLDAAWLTTAPAGVPATEAATLPTNGLAAAQALDLLALPAGSTVLVTGAAGQVGGFVLALARAAGLHATGLAGPDDRAFVESLGAAFVSRADGPTGTFDAVVDLAVIGPSLLDLVRDGGGYVAASPPLRPEPVRNVRTFALEVQPDGARLAELVTLVTSGDIPLRVAGVHPFADAAAAHDRLARGGVRGGVVIVP comes from the coding sequence ATGCGCGCAGTCAGCTATGCACAGTTCGGCGGCCCGGAGGTTCTGCACGTGGCCGACGTGCCGGTGCCCGAGCCCGGGCCGGGGCAGGTACGGGTGAGGGTCGCCGCCTCCGTCGTCCACCCGGTCGACCTGATGGTCCGCTCCGGTCGGTTTCCGGCCCCGCTGCCGACCGGCCTGCCGTACACGCCGGGCTGGGACGTGGCCGGCACCGTCGACGCGGTCGACCCGGCGTTCGAGCGGTTCGCCATCGGCGACGAGGTCGTCGGCTTCTCGCCGTGGCTGCAGACCACGGTCGGCGCCCACGCGGAGTACGTGGTGCTCGACGCGGCCTGGCTGACCACCGCGCCCGCCGGCGTCCCCGCCACCGAGGCGGCGACCCTGCCGACCAACGGCCTCGCCGCCGCCCAGGCCCTCGACCTGCTCGCGCTCCCGGCCGGTTCCACCGTGCTCGTCACCGGCGCCGCCGGGCAGGTCGGCGGGTTCGTGCTGGCGCTGGCCCGCGCGGCCGGCCTGCACGCCACGGGACTGGCCGGCCCCGACGACCGTGCGTTCGTGGAGTCGTTGGGCGCGGCATTCGTGTCGCGCGCCGACGGCCCGACGGGGACGTTCGACGCGGTCGTCGACCTGGCGGTGATCGGCCCCTCGCTGCTGGACCTCGTCCGCGACGGCGGCGGCTACGTGGCCGCGTCGCCTCCGCTTCGCCCGGAGCCGGTGCGGAACGTCCGGACCTTCGCGCTTGAGGTGCAGCCGGACGGGGCGCGGCTGGCTGAACTGGTCACGCTCGTCACCAGCGGCGACATCCCGCTTCGCGTCGCCGGCGTGCACCCCTTCGCCGACGCCGCGGCCGCGCACGACCGGCTGGCCCGGGGCGGCGTCCGCGGCGGTGTGGTGATCGTCCCCTGA
- a CDS encoding SAM-dependent methyltransferase, translating to MPSFEIYPIGTVRNDRTDAQHSDHWGDVRSTIVVDERFGDACLQGLEGFSHVDVLFVFDQFPEHDDYREPRPNRGRADLPPVGVFAGRGPRRPNRIGVTCCAIESVRGRELTVVGLDAISGTPVIDLKPTMTEFLPQNVRQPEWVGRLMSEYFQP from the coding sequence ATGCCCAGCTTCGAGATCTACCCGATCGGTACGGTCCGCAACGACAGGACGGACGCCCAGCACAGCGACCATTGGGGCGACGTCCGCAGCACGATCGTCGTCGACGAGCGCTTCGGCGACGCCTGCCTGCAGGGGCTGGAGGGCTTCTCCCACGTCGACGTGCTGTTCGTCTTCGACCAGTTTCCGGAGCACGACGACTACCGGGAGCCCCGCCCGAACCGCGGCCGCGCCGACCTCCCGCCCGTCGGCGTCTTCGCCGGCCGTGGTCCCCGCCGACCCAACCGCATCGGGGTGACGTGCTGCGCGATCGAGTCCGTGCGCGGCCGCGAACTGACGGTGGTCGGCCTCGACGCGATCTCGGGCACCCCCGTCATCGACCTGAAGCCGACGATGACCGAGTTCCTGCCGCAGAACGTCCGGCAGCCGGAATGGGTCGGCCGCCTGATGTCGGAGTACTTCCAGCCCTGA
- a CDS encoding WapI family immunity protein: MEIRSDDGARVRIRPVGYQPGVEPPDDPDEAADWDDWLLIETDARTADGQAWSHFTPCLTVSEAYALAGWLRQQAETTGDPAEPLAVARFIEPNLAFRSRVLRRRRLALTVEFSYESLPPWMRRQPLSAVYPLTLTVSADALALAAEQWAREAEAYPRRATAS, encoded by the coding sequence ATGGAGATCCGCTCCGACGACGGCGCCCGGGTGAGGATCCGGCCGGTGGGCTACCAGCCCGGGGTCGAGCCGCCCGACGACCCGGACGAGGCGGCGGACTGGGACGACTGGCTGCTCATCGAGACCGATGCCCGCACCGCCGACGGCCAGGCGTGGTCGCACTTCACGCCCTGCCTCACGGTGTCGGAGGCGTACGCGCTGGCGGGCTGGCTGCGGCAGCAGGCCGAGACGACCGGCGACCCGGCGGAGCCGCTGGCGGTGGCGCGCTTCATCGAGCCGAACCTGGCCTTCCGCAGCCGGGTGCTGCGGCGCCGCCGGCTGGCGCTGACCGTCGAGTTCTCCTACGAGTCGCTGCCCCCGTGGATGCGGCGGCAGCCGCTCAGCGCGGTGTACCCGCTGACGCTCACCGTCTCCGCCGACGCCCTCGCGCTGGCGGCGGAGCAGTGGGCGCGGGAGGCCGAGGCGTACCCCCGCCGGGCGACCGCCTCCTGA
- the yidD gene encoding membrane protein insertion efficiency factor YidD — protein sequence MINLKHDRHRKKKKRDHCDGCSSLDCDVPCCDLGLFSTLLTLGALCARLVAPRRASAAAGRASLVDPAGRTPLLDRAGRAAILGYRRWLSHRWPGRCRYTPTCSAYGLAAVERHGLAIGGRMAAARLRRCRPDVPCGTHDPVR from the coding sequence GTGATCAACCTCAAGCACGACCGGCACCGCAAGAAGAAGAAGCGCGACCACTGCGACGGGTGCAGCTCGCTCGACTGCGACGTGCCCTGCTGCGACCTGGGCCTCTTCTCCACCCTGCTCACCCTCGGCGCGCTCTGCGCCCGCCTCGTGGCGCCCCGCCGGGCGTCGGCCGCCGCCGGGCGCGCGTCGTTGGTGGACCCCGCCGGGCGTACGCCGCTGCTGGACCGGGCCGGGCGGGCCGCGATCCTCGGCTACCGGCGCTGGCTGTCGCACCGCTGGCCGGGGCGGTGCCGCTACACCCCGACGTGCAGCGCGTACGGGCTGGCCGCCGTCGAACGGCACGGGTTGGCCATCGGTGGGCGGATGGCCGCCGCCCGGCTGCGCCGCTGCCGCCCCGACGTGCCGTGCGGCACCCACGACCCGGTGCGCTGA
- a CDS encoding acylase, translating into MRLKPTGAVVTALATVVTTVVTGVPPAAAQHRDGGYSAEIRRASYGVPHITARDFASLGFGVGYAQAEDNICVIAEKVVTVSGERSRFFGVTGPTDANVRSDLFYRKAIDDGTAERLLQGPRDGVRSPSNEVRDQIRGFVAGYNNYLRRTGAANLTDPACRGKSWVRPLTELDLWRASWASMVRAGSRAVLDGIVAAAPPTATGPAGVLDAPGAAAVVAARDGAPAGVGSNAYGLGAQATTHGGGMLLANPHFPWEGAERFYRMHLKVPGRYDVEGAALIGDPIIEIGHNRTVAWSHTVSTARRFVWHRLALVPGDPTSYYVDGRARKMTTRTVTVQVPAPGGGTAPVSRTFHDTHFGPVVVVPGTFDWTTTAAYAITDVNATNNRAFDGWLQMGRAKTVRELKQILDRRQFLPWVNVIASDARGEALYADHSVVPRVTDELAAACIPAPFQPLYATSGQAVLDGSRSACALGRDPDAAVPGILGPAKLPIQFRADYVANSNDSHWLANPEAPLEGYPRIIGNERTERSLRTRLGVEQVRERLAGTDGLPGRKFTTARLWQILFGNRAYGGELVRDDLVAVCAAHPTATASDGTTVDLRDACAALKGWDLRVDLDSRGAHLFTEFALSGGIRFADAFDAGDPVRTPSRLDTADPRVRTALADAVRRLAGIPLDARLGDVQSEPRGERRIPIHGGRPEPGVFNMIIGPLVPGVGYPKVVHGSSFVMAIELGPNGPSGRQILTYSQSSNPNSPWYADQTRLYSGKGWDTIKYTEAQIKADPNLRTYRVGEGRH; encoded by the coding sequence ATGAGGTTGAAGCCGACCGGCGCGGTGGTCACCGCACTCGCCACGGTCGTCACCACGGTGGTCACCGGCGTCCCGCCGGCCGCCGCACAGCACCGCGACGGCGGCTACTCGGCGGAGATCCGGCGGGCGTCGTACGGCGTCCCGCACATCACCGCCCGCGACTTCGCCTCCCTCGGCTTCGGCGTCGGCTACGCACAGGCCGAGGACAACATCTGCGTCATCGCGGAGAAGGTCGTCACGGTCAGCGGGGAGCGGTCCCGTTTCTTCGGCGTGACCGGCCCGACCGACGCCAACGTGCGCAGCGACCTGTTCTACCGCAAGGCGATCGACGACGGCACCGCCGAGCGGCTGCTGCAGGGGCCCCGCGACGGCGTGCGCTCCCCGTCGAACGAGGTGCGCGACCAGATCCGCGGCTTCGTCGCCGGCTACAACAACTACCTGCGCCGCACCGGCGCGGCGAACCTCACCGACCCGGCCTGCCGGGGCAAGTCGTGGGTGCGCCCGCTGACCGAACTGGACCTGTGGCGCGCGAGCTGGGCCAGCATGGTCCGGGCGGGCTCGCGCGCGGTGCTCGACGGGATCGTCGCCGCCGCGCCGCCGACGGCCACCGGCCCGGCCGGTGTGCTGGACGCGCCGGGCGCCGCGGCGGTGGTCGCCGCCCGCGACGGCGCGCCCGCCGGAGTGGGCAGCAACGCGTACGGGCTGGGCGCGCAGGCGACCACGCACGGCGGCGGGATGCTGCTGGCCAACCCGCACTTCCCGTGGGAGGGCGCGGAGCGCTTCTACCGGATGCACCTGAAGGTGCCGGGCCGCTACGACGTGGAGGGCGCGGCGCTGATCGGCGACCCGATCATCGAGATCGGGCACAACCGCACCGTCGCCTGGAGCCACACCGTCTCCACCGCCCGCCGCTTCGTCTGGCACCGGCTGGCGCTGGTCCCCGGCGACCCGACCTCGTACTACGTGGACGGCCGGGCCCGGAAGATGACCACCCGCACGGTCACCGTCCAGGTGCCCGCCCCGGGCGGCGGCACGGCGCCGGTCAGCCGCACCTTCCACGACACCCACTTCGGCCCGGTGGTCGTGGTCCCCGGCACGTTCGACTGGACCACCACCGCCGCGTACGCGATCACCGACGTCAACGCCACCAACAACCGCGCGTTCGACGGCTGGCTCCAGATGGGCCGGGCGAAGACCGTCCGCGAGCTGAAGCAGATCCTCGACCGGCGTCAGTTCCTGCCCTGGGTCAACGTGATCGCCTCCGACGCGCGCGGCGAGGCCCTCTACGCCGACCACTCGGTGGTGCCCCGGGTCACCGACGAGCTGGCCGCCGCCTGCATCCCCGCGCCGTTCCAGCCGCTCTACGCCACCAGCGGCCAGGCCGTCCTCGACGGCTCCCGGTCGGCGTGCGCGCTCGGCCGGGACCCCGACGCGGCGGTGCCCGGCATCCTCGGCCCGGCGAAGCTGCCGATCCAGTTCCGCGCCGACTACGTGGCCAACTCCAACGACAGCCACTGGCTGGCCAACCCGGAGGCGCCGCTGGAGGGCTACCCGCGCATCATCGGCAACGAGCGCACCGAGCGCAGCCTGCGTACCCGGCTCGGCGTGGAGCAGGTGCGGGAGCGGCTCGCCGGCACCGACGGGCTGCCGGGGCGGAAGTTCACCACGGCACGGCTCTGGCAGATTCTCTTCGGCAACCGCGCGTACGGCGGCGAACTGGTCCGCGACGACCTCGTGGCGGTCTGCGCCGCGCACCCCACCGCGACCGCCTCGGACGGGACGACCGTCGACCTGCGCGACGCCTGCGCGGCGCTGAAGGGTTGGGACCTGCGCGTCGACCTCGACAGCCGGGGCGCGCACCTGTTCACCGAGTTCGCCCTGTCCGGCGGCATCCGCTTCGCCGACGCGTTCGACGCCGGTGACCCGGTGCGCACCCCGAGCCGGCTGGACACCGCCGACCCCCGCGTACGCACGGCGCTCGCCGACGCGGTGCGCCGGCTCGCCGGTATCCCGCTCGACGCCCGGCTGGGCGACGTCCAGTCCGAGCCGCGGGGCGAGCGGCGCATCCCGATCCACGGCGGACGCCCCGAGCCCGGCGTGTTCAACATGATCATCGGTCCGCTGGTGCCCGGCGTCGGCTACCCGAAGGTGGTGCACGGCTCGTCGTTCGTGATGGCGATCGAGCTCGGCCCGAACGGCCCGTCGGGGCGGCAGATCCTCACCTACTCGCAGTCGAGCAACCCGAACTCCCCCTGGTACGCCGACCAGACCCGGCTCTACTCCGGCAAGGGCTGGGACACCATCAAGTACACGGAGGCGCAGATCAAGGCCGACCCGAACCTGCGCACCTACCGGGTCGGGGAGGGCCGCCACTGA
- a CDS encoding gluconokinase, protein MRDPLRAVVVGVDIGTTSTKAVAYDVGGNQLVHHSVGYPLDEPHPGYAEQDPHLIHAAVLESVRTVVTELGRQVDGLAFSTAMHSLIGLDNHGTPLTPSVTWADSRASRQAERLRGIPSGLALHHRTGTPVHPMAPLPKLLWFAEQEPQLFGRVAHWVSIKDWILLRLCDALVTDHSVASATGLLDIRQLSWDPEALGIAGITEEQLPELVSTTTVLPGLTAEAAAATGLPPGTKVVVGAGDGPLANLGLGAVAPGVMACSIGTSGAMRVMVERPGVDPLGGVFCYALTERRWVVGGAINNGGVVLDWAGEALAPELGEDAEEELLALAAEAPVGSGGLIMLPYLLSERAPHWNALPRGAYVGLTHVHRRAHLVRAALEGVCQQLALVLASVRAAGNEVREIRASGGFARSPLWRQMLADVLGMPVRFPTGREGSSFGAALLGMQALGLVASIDVAADLVHIGETARPEPAAAATYAALLPLFSELYGALVPTFTSLRRLAPGLPPGPA, encoded by the coding sequence GTGCGCGACCCGCTCCGTGCCGTCGTGGTCGGCGTCGACATCGGCACCACCAGCACCAAGGCCGTCGCGTACGACGTCGGCGGCAACCAGCTCGTGCACCACTCGGTCGGCTACCCGCTCGACGAACCCCACCCCGGCTACGCCGAACAGGATCCGCACCTCATCCACGCGGCGGTGCTGGAGTCGGTCCGTACGGTCGTGACGGAGCTGGGCCGGCAGGTCGACGGCCTGGCGTTCAGCACCGCGATGCACAGCCTGATCGGGCTCGACAACCACGGCACCCCGCTCACCCCGTCGGTCACCTGGGCCGACTCGCGGGCCAGCCGGCAGGCCGAGCGGCTGCGCGGCATCCCCTCCGGCCTGGCCCTGCACCACCGCACCGGCACCCCGGTCCACCCGATGGCGCCGCTGCCCAAGCTGCTCTGGTTCGCCGAGCAGGAGCCGCAGCTCTTCGGGCGCGTCGCCCACTGGGTCAGCATCAAGGACTGGATCCTGCTGCGGCTCTGCGACGCGCTGGTGACCGACCACTCGGTCGCGTCCGCGACCGGCCTGCTGGACATCCGCCAGCTCTCCTGGGATCCCGAGGCGCTGGGCATCGCCGGGATCACCGAGGAGCAGCTGCCCGAGCTGGTGTCCACCACCACCGTGCTGCCCGGCCTCACCGCCGAGGCCGCCGCGGCGACCGGGCTGCCGCCGGGCACGAAGGTGGTCGTCGGCGCGGGCGACGGCCCGCTGGCCAACCTCGGGCTCGGCGCGGTCGCCCCCGGAGTGATGGCCTGCTCGATCGGCACCAGCGGCGCGATGCGGGTGATGGTCGAACGCCCGGGCGTCGACCCGCTCGGCGGGGTGTTCTGCTACGCGCTGACCGAGCGGCGTTGGGTCGTCGGCGGCGCGATCAACAACGGCGGCGTCGTGCTGGACTGGGCCGGCGAGGCGCTCGCCCCGGAGCTGGGCGAGGACGCCGAGGAGGAACTGCTGGCCCTGGCCGCCGAGGCGCCGGTCGGCTCCGGCGGCCTGATCATGCTGCCGTACCTGCTCAGCGAGCGGGCGCCACACTGGAACGCGCTGCCGCGCGGCGCGTACGTGGGGCTGACCCACGTGCACCGCCGCGCGCACCTGGTGCGGGCCGCCCTGGAGGGCGTCTGCCAGCAGTTGGCGCTGGTGCTGGCCTCGGTGCGGGCCGCCGGCAACGAGGTGCGGGAGATCCGGGCCAGCGGCGGGTTCGCCCGCAGCCCGCTGTGGCGGCAGATGCTCGCCGACGTGCTCGGCATGCCGGTGCGCTTCCCCACCGGCCGCGAGGGCTCCAGCTTCGGGGCGGCGCTGCTCGGCATGCAGGCGCTGGGGCTGGTCGCCTCGATCGACGTCGCCGCCGACCTGGTGCACATCGGGGAGACGGCCCGCCCCGAGCCGGCCGCCGCCGCCACGTACGCCGCCCTGCTGCCGCTCTTCTCCGAGCTGTACGGCGCGCTGGTCCCCACGTTCACCTCGCTGCGCCGGCTCGCCCCGGGCCTGCCGCCGGGACCGGCGTAG
- a CDS encoding TetR/AcrR family transcriptional regulator, with protein MDHTTAEARLLDAADALFYERGIQAVGMDAIRAASGVSLKRTYQLFPSKEHLVEAVLRRRDRAVRDALAAYTSARPTPTERVLAVFDYLRDWFDEPDYRGCAFINSFAELGGTSPNVVDIVRTHKRAFADHLAALVAEAGGPPALAAQLALLANGAMVTAAITGDVGAAREARAAARRLLDADAAPGTAVPAASGQPPA; from the coding sequence ATGGACCACACCACGGCCGAGGCGCGACTGCTCGACGCGGCCGACGCGCTCTTCTACGAACGCGGCATCCAGGCCGTCGGGATGGACGCGATCCGGGCCGCCTCCGGCGTCTCGCTCAAGCGCACCTACCAGCTCTTCCCCTCGAAGGAGCACCTGGTGGAGGCGGTGCTGCGCCGCCGCGACCGGGCCGTCCGCGACGCGCTGGCGGCGTACACCTCGGCGCGGCCGACCCCGACGGAGCGCGTCCTGGCGGTCTTCGACTACCTGCGCGACTGGTTCGACGAGCCCGACTACCGGGGGTGCGCCTTCATCAACTCGTTCGCCGAGCTGGGCGGCACCTCGCCCAACGTGGTCGACATCGTGCGTACCCACAAACGGGCCTTCGCCGACCACCTCGCGGCACTCGTCGCGGAGGCCGGCGGGCCGCCGGCGCTCGCCGCGCAGCTCGCCCTGCTGGCCAACGGCGCGATGGTCACCGCCGCCATCACCGGCGACGTCGGGGCCGCCCGCGAGGCCCGCGCCGCCGCCCGCCGCCTGCTCGACGCGGACGCCGCCCCGGGAACCGCCGTCCCGGCGGCCAGCGGGCAGCCGCCGGCCTGA
- a CDS encoding alpha/beta fold hydrolase, with translation MSPFATRHHMVSVAGQQIFYREAGDPSRPTLVLLHGFPTSSHMFRNLIPALADEYHLVAPDHVGFGNSSAPPVDGFDYSFERLTGITLGLLDTLGIDRFALYVHDYGAPIGLRIASRHPERVTALVTQSGNAYTEGFTPFWDVLFAHAKDRATHEPEVRRLLEVEATRWQYTHGVPADRLDRVAPETWRLDQAGLDRPGNSEIQLQLFWDYQFNLDVYPDFQRYLREHRPPTLVTWGRHDEIFGAAGAEAYARDVPDAEIHLLDTGHFALETHGDEIAGLIRDFLRRVGQA, from the coding sequence GTGTCCCCGTTCGCCACCCGTCACCACATGGTCTCCGTCGCCGGCCAGCAGATCTTCTACCGGGAGGCCGGCGATCCCTCCCGTCCCACCCTGGTGCTGCTGCACGGCTTCCCCACCAGCTCGCACATGTTCCGGAACCTGATCCCGGCGCTGGCCGACGAATACCACCTCGTCGCCCCCGACCACGTCGGGTTCGGCAACTCCTCCGCCCCGCCGGTCGACGGGTTCGACTACAGCTTCGAGCGGCTCACCGGGATCACCCTCGGCCTGCTCGACACCCTGGGCATCGACCGCTTCGCGCTCTACGTGCACGACTACGGCGCCCCCATCGGCCTGCGCATCGCCAGCCGGCACCCGGAGCGGGTCACCGCGCTGGTCACCCAGAGCGGAAACGCCTACACCGAGGGCTTCACCCCGTTCTGGGACGTGCTCTTCGCGCACGCCAAGGACCGGGCGACCCACGAGCCGGAGGTCCGCAGGCTGCTGGAGGTCGAGGCCACCCGCTGGCAGTACACGCACGGCGTGCCGGCGGACCGGCTGGACCGCGTCGCCCCGGAGACCTGGCGACTCGACCAGGCGGGCCTCGACCGGCCGGGCAACTCCGAGATCCAGCTCCAGCTCTTCTGGGACTACCAGTTCAACCTCGACGTCTACCCCGACTTCCAGCGCTACCTGCGCGAGCACCGGCCGCCGACCCTGGTCACCTGGGGCCGCCACGACGAGATCTTCGGCGCCGCCGGAGCCGAGGCGTACGCCCGGGACGTGCCCGACGCCGAGATCCACCTGCTGGACACCGGCCACTTCGCGCTGGAGACCCACGGCGACGAGATCGCCGGGCTGATCCGCGACTTCCTGCGGCGGGTCGGCCAGGCATGA
- a CDS encoding MerR family transcriptional regulator has product MAYTVGQVAKAAGVTVRTLHHYDEIGLLSPSGRSSTGYRRYDDADLERLQHVRYYRELGFPLEEIAAILDDPASDPAAHLRRQHELLTVRIKKLQEMVTAIEFAMEASKLNISLTPQERFEVFGDFDPEAHAEEAEQRWGGSEAYRESNRRVSRYTKDDWLRNKAENEDWGRRFAEVMSSGAPADSPAAMDLAEEHRQIISRWFYECSYEIHTGLADMYVADERFTSYFERIRPGMAAYLSEAIHANAISRA; this is encoded by the coding sequence ATGGCCTACACGGTGGGACAGGTCGCGAAGGCGGCCGGGGTGACCGTGCGGACGCTGCACCACTACGACGAGATCGGGCTGCTCTCGCCCAGCGGTCGCAGCAGCACGGGCTACCGGCGCTACGACGACGCCGACCTGGAGCGGCTGCAGCACGTCCGCTACTACCGGGAGCTGGGGTTCCCGTTGGAGGAGATCGCCGCGATCCTCGACGACCCGGCGAGTGACCCGGCGGCGCACCTGCGCCGCCAGCACGAGCTGCTGACCGTACGGATCAAGAAGCTCCAGGAGATGGTCACGGCGATCGAGTTCGCGATGGAGGCGAGCAAGTTGAACATCTCACTGACCCCGCAGGAGCGCTTCGAGGTCTTCGGCGACTTCGACCCGGAGGCGCACGCCGAGGAGGCCGAGCAGCGGTGGGGCGGCAGCGAGGCGTACCGGGAGTCGAACCGGCGCGTGTCCCGCTACACCAAGGACGACTGGCTGCGGAACAAGGCGGAGAACGAGGACTGGGGGCGGCGGTTCGCCGAGGTGATGTCGTCCGGGGCGCCGGCCGACAGCCCGGCCGCGATGGACCTCGCCGAGGAGCACCGGCAGATCATCAGCCGCTGGTTCTACGAGTGCTCCTACGAGATCCACACCGGGTTGGCCGACATGTACGTGGCGGACGAGCGGTTCACCTCGTACTTCGAGAGGATCAGGCCGGGGATGGCCGCGTACCTGAGCGAGGCCATCCACGCCAACGCGATCAGCCGCGCCTGA
- a CDS encoding ArsR/SmtB family transcription factor: MTPTPTERPPDDLLEVTTPAQFKALGHPLRQRLLFALGQRPATISQLAATLGAAKGNVAHHLKVLRDADMVRVAHSRQVRGGTEQYYQRGARRVRVAPGHSAATAALLGAVAEEVSAAPGEPLLHLRHLRLTAAQADRLAAALSDLVEGAQDAGEDEPRYGVLVSLYRQAPPPPPA; this comes from the coding sequence ATGACGCCGACACCCACGGAGCGGCCCCCCGACGACCTGCTGGAGGTCACCACCCCCGCGCAGTTCAAGGCGCTCGGGCACCCGCTGCGGCAGCGGCTGCTCTTCGCGCTCGGGCAGCGCCCCGCCACCATCAGCCAGCTCGCGGCGACGCTCGGCGCGGCCAAGGGCAACGTGGCCCACCACCTCAAGGTGCTGCGCGACGCCGACATGGTCCGCGTCGCCCACAGCCGCCAGGTCCGCGGCGGCACCGAGCAGTACTACCAGCGCGGCGCCCGACGCGTGCGGGTCGCGCCCGGGCACTCCGCCGCGACCGCCGCGTTGCTCGGCGCGGTCGCCGAGGAGGTCTCCGCGGCGCCCGGTGAGCCGCTGCTGCACCTGCGCCACCTGCGCCTCACCGCGGCCCAGGCCGACCGGCTCGCCGCCGCGCTCAGCGACCTGGTAGAGGGCGCGCAGGACGCGGGCGAGGACGAGCCCCGCTACGGCGTCCTGGTCAGCCTCTACCGGCAGGCCCCGCCGCCGCCCCCGGCCTGA
- a CDS encoding S41 family peptidase, protein MTTLDTRDRPATQIEIADVVERTARLVDEHYVFPDVAARLAALLRADVDRHRRAGSWPALAGTLTRALQSVNGDRHLGVRFHEQPLPEDSGDPLADDLPRMARESLGGIHRVERLRGNVGLVRIEPALFGPALAGEAMTAALRLVADADALILDLRETIGGDPEMEALVCGHLFDRPTHLYTMRQRHRPDRQFWSPAPSAGARFGGDRPLAVLTSATTFSGGESLAYALQQHGRATVVGERTGGGAHPRTGFPVHAHLHLSVPVASPVNPVSGTNWEGTGVVPDVEVPAAEALDAAAAVVADPAGGGRGRTVLSS, encoded by the coding sequence ATGACAACCCTCGACACACGGGACCGGCCGGCGACGCAGATCGAGATCGCCGACGTCGTCGAGCGCACGGCGCGGCTGGTCGACGAGCACTACGTCTTCCCCGACGTCGCGGCCCGACTCGCCGCGCTGCTGCGGGCCGACGTCGACCGGCACCGGCGGGCGGGGTCCTGGCCGGCGCTCGCCGGCACGCTCACCCGGGCCCTCCAGTCGGTCAACGGCGACCGGCACCTGGGGGTCAGGTTCCACGAGCAGCCGCTGCCGGAGGACTCCGGCGACCCGCTCGCCGACGACCTGCCGCGCATGGCCCGGGAGAGCCTGGGCGGCATCCACCGGGTGGAGCGGCTGCGCGGCAACGTCGGCCTGGTGCGGATCGAGCCCGCGCTGTTCGGGCCGGCGCTCGCCGGGGAGGCGATGACGGCGGCGCTGCGCCTCGTCGCCGACGCCGACGCCCTGATCCTCGACCTGCGCGAGACGATCGGCGGCGACCCGGAGATGGAGGCGCTGGTCTGCGGGCACCTCTTCGACCGGCCGACGCACCTCTACACGATGCGCCAGCGCCACCGGCCCGACCGCCAGTTCTGGAGCCCCGCGCCGTCGGCCGGCGCCCGCTTCGGCGGCGACCGACCGCTGGCCGTGCTGACCAGCGCGACGACGTTCTCCGGCGGCGAGTCGCTGGCCTACGCGCTCCAGCAGCACGGCCGCGCCACGGTCGTCGGGGAGCGCACCGGGGGCGGCGCCCACCCCCGGACCGGCTTCCCGGTCCATGCGCACCTGCACCTCTCCGTGCCGGTCGCCAGCCCGGTCAACCCGGTCTCCGGCACCAACTGGGAGGGCACCGGTGTGGTGCCCGACGTCGAGGTGCCCGCAGCCGAGGCGCTCGACGCCGCGGCGGCGGTGGTCGCCGACCCGGCGGGCGGGGGAAGGGGTCGGACGGTGCTGTCGAGCTGA